A window of Acidobacteriota bacterium contains these coding sequences:
- a CDS encoding carbohydrate binding family 9 domain-containing protein, producing MTDAPPRAIRRPGVPELLALLLMVAGTACAPVTITINPEYAPQRETPPSSETAPPEADSPPSAPPPGARPPGARGGPPGRGGPPTGGVSPADRGAAGGFARAAPGAIDGPPPPAAPEVIARDAGGRATVRAVRIGEPLRLDGVLDEGAYETTPSMSGFLQQVPAEGAPATERTEAWLFYDDTNVYVAARLWDSSPESRWVANEMQRDSFQLINNESFSFAFDTFYDRRNGVAFMVNPIGGFFDYQITDEGNPNNDWNPIWDSRTGRFDGGWTVEAEIPFKSLRFGGGQQQLWGVQLGRNIRWKNESVYLTPVPISVGPGMFRLSAAATMTGLEAPSGNRVFELKPYGIGSLETNLTSDTPFTNRGDGTGGLDVKVGITQNLTADFTYNTDFAQVEADEAQVNLSRFNLFFPEKREFFLEGRGIFDFGRSAGLTGGVFRASRLGTGGPFGRGDTPQIFFSRRIGLTEPILGGGRLTGKAGAFTIGALNIQTDDSDISDGAVSTNFTVLRVKRDILRRSRIGGIFTGRSIAIDGNGSNEAYGLDAAFSFFDNVNFYGYWAQTRTPDMVGDDQSYQAAFNYTGDLFGLQVDRLFVGDNFNPEVGFKRRDEGFQRTYALARFSPRPRSIRAVRQFRWEGSVDYIENPAGLVETRIHLGAFSTQLENSDVIGIDMEQRYDYVPYEFNAAGVVPIPVGNYDYRSVFMSYAMGQQRRVAGTLSLWKGGYYNGDITAIGYSRGRVELTPQFSLEPSISVNMIRLDEKDYTAPLVTSRITYTFTPRMFFGGLVQYNSVSNSLSANLRLRWEYQPGSEMFIVYNDQRDVADFSFRDARWPLLENRAFVIKFTRLFRF from the coding sequence ATGACTGACGCCCCGCCGCGAGCAATCCGCCGCCCCGGAGTCCCCGAACTCCTGGCCCTCCTGCTGATGGTGGCCGGCACGGCCTGCGCCCCGGTCACGATCACCATCAACCCCGAATACGCGCCGCAGCGCGAGACGCCGCCGTCAAGTGAAACGGCGCCGCCAGAGGCGGATTCTCCACCGTCGGCGCCGCCACCGGGTGCCCGCCCCCCGGGAGCGCGCGGAGGGCCGCCCGGGAGAGGCGGGCCGCCGACCGGAGGGGTCTCACCCGCGGACCGCGGAGCCGCCGGCGGCTTTGCCAGGGCCGCGCCAGGCGCCATCGACGGCCCGCCGCCCCCCGCAGCGCCGGAAGTCATCGCCCGAGACGCTGGCGGCCGAGCCACTGTACGGGCAGTCCGGATCGGAGAACCGCTCCGGCTGGACGGGGTCCTCGACGAGGGAGCCTACGAGACGACCCCGTCGATGAGCGGCTTTCTGCAACAGGTCCCGGCGGAAGGAGCGCCCGCAACGGAGCGCACCGAGGCATGGCTCTTCTACGACGACACCAATGTCTACGTGGCCGCGCGCCTGTGGGACTCTTCACCGGAATCCCGGTGGGTCGCCAACGAGATGCAGCGCGACTCGTTCCAGTTGATCAACAACGAGAGCTTCAGCTTCGCATTCGACACGTTCTACGACCGTCGTAATGGCGTCGCCTTCATGGTCAATCCGATCGGCGGCTTCTTCGATTACCAGATCACCGACGAGGGCAACCCGAACAACGACTGGAACCCCATCTGGGATTCGCGGACGGGCCGCTTCGACGGCGGGTGGACGGTCGAAGCGGAGATCCCGTTCAAGTCGTTGCGGTTCGGGGGCGGTCAGCAGCAGCTCTGGGGCGTGCAGCTCGGGCGAAACATCCGATGGAAGAACGAGAGCGTCTATCTGACGCCGGTCCCCATCTCCGTCGGGCCGGGGATGTTCCGCCTGTCGGCGGCGGCGACGATGACGGGGCTCGAAGCGCCTTCCGGCAACCGGGTGTTCGAGCTGAAGCCTTACGGGATCGGTTCCCTGGAGACCAACCTGACTAGTGACACGCCGTTCACGAACCGGGGGGACGGCACCGGCGGGCTCGACGTCAAGGTCGGCATAACGCAGAACCTGACCGCCGACTTTACCTACAACACCGACTTCGCCCAGGTCGAGGCGGACGAGGCGCAGGTGAACCTGTCGCGCTTCAACCTCTTCTTCCCCGAGAAGCGCGAGTTCTTTCTGGAGGGACGGGGAATCTTCGACTTCGGACGCTCGGCCGGCCTGACTGGCGGAGTATTCCGCGCCTCGCGGCTCGGGACGGGAGGGCCCTTCGGCAGGGGGGACACGCCGCAGATCTTCTTCAGCCGGCGGATCGGACTGACCGAACCCATCCTGGGCGGCGGGCGATTGACCGGCAAGGCGGGCGCCTTCACTATCGGCGCCCTGAACATCCAGACTGACGATTCCGACATCTCGGACGGCGCGGTCTCCACCAATTTCACCGTGCTCCGCGTCAAGCGTGACATTCTGCGCCGCAGCCGGATCGGGGGCATCTTCACCGGCCGATCGATTGCCATCGACGGCAATGGCTCCAACGAAGCCTACGGGCTGGACGCCGCATTCTCGTTCTTCGACAACGTCAACTTCTACGGGTACTGGGCGCAGACCCGCACGCCCGACATGGTGGGCGACGACCAGAGCTACCAGGCGGCGTTCAACTACACCGGCGATCTTTTCGGCCTGCAGGTGGACCGGCTGTTCGTGGGGGACAACTTCAATCCGGAGGTAGGCTTCAAGCGGCGCGACGAGGGCTTCCAGCGCACGTACGCGCTGGCCCGCTTCAGCCCGCGGCCCAGGTCGATCCGGGCCGTCCGGCAGTTCCGGTGGGAAGGGAGCGTGGACTACATCGAGAATCCCGCCGGCCTGGTCGAGACACGCATCCACCTCGGCGCCTTCTCGACCCAGTTGGAGAACAGCGACGTCATCGGGATCGACATGGAGCAACGCTACGACTACGTCCCGTACGAGTTCAATGCGGCCGGCGTCGTGCCCATTCCGGTGGGCAACTACGACTACCGGAGCGTCTTCATGTCGTACGCCATGGGGCAGCAGCGACGTGTCGCGGGCACGCTTTCACTCTGGAAGGGCGGCTACTACAACGGCGACATCACCGCGATCGGGTACTCGCGGGGCCGGGTCGAACTGACGCCGCAGTTCTCCCTCGAGCCGAGCATCTCCGTCAACATGATCCGCCTCGACGAGAAGGACTACACCGCGCCGCTCGTCACGAGCCGCATCACCTACACGTTCACGCCGCGGATGTTCTTCGGGGGACTCGTGCAGTACAACTCGGTGTCCAACTCGCTCAGCGCCAACCTCCGGCTGCGCTGGGAATACCAGCCCGGCAGCGAGATGTTCATCGTGTACAACGATCAGCGGGACGTCGCGGACTTCTCGTTCCGTGACGCGCGGTGGCCGCTTCTCGAGAACCGCGCGTTCGTCATCAAGTTCACGCGGCTGTTCCGGTTCTGA